tataaaaaacttcagatatcttagctaggtttattgaatatttattttagtaccctttaattttaactttgtcactgatttttttttcttcgttaaattatatacaaaaaacttcagataccctacgaaaaaaattagtgaaatagataataaaaagagaaaaatgaaaccataagatactaacttgataaattttaaaccacagaatactaaagtgagaaaatgcgaaaccacatgggctaacttaatacactttaaaccaccgGGTACTAAAgagaaaaagtgtgaaaccacgtaggcgtatttgaagtttattctaatttcattatatatagGACTCAAAATTTACtgtagaaagaaaattttagagtttattaaatttttgttctttCGTAGAAGAAACTTTCACTCAAAACACTATTAAAAAAGAGCATTTTAGTGCACCCAAAGCATTACtttaaacccaaaaaaaaaaaaaaaaaaaaaaaaaaaacactaaaaaaaaagagaaaatatagtTCTCACCAACCACGAACACCACCTCACGAACACCACCTCACCTACCTTGTACTTTGACCTCCCAAATAATCGCCATTATTACAAGCAAgataaaaattagagaaaattgcACCACTGGTCCTGAACTTTCAACAAAGTTTTATTTCGTCCTTCCAACTTTTATTTCGTACTCTTAAAAAAGTTGTAttgtaatctctctctctctctctctctctctctctctctctatataataagtatatagtatatattattttattattagagaataatttactgttatatatatttatacaccatgagtttattcaaatttttttttatggcatGTATTATTCCTGCTATCTATTTATtcgaataattatatatatatatataatatatatattatatatatatatatatatactatagtaggcgcaaatacttgtaaaagtatcatggggtgatacttgtgtgtttttagcctttgtacgagagatgtgaggttgagatgatggtgatagtggtggtaggtagaatagtatttaatccaaagggctattaataattaaaaaatagatccaatgggcttaaaacctaatagccatgatgtgatacttgtaaaagtatcgtAGCTcatcactctatatatatatataatatatatatataatatatatatatatatatatatatatatatatataatagttaattGCATTCATGCACCTCTATATAAACATATCGAAATTGCAAATAAATCCTTacaaaaattaactttttaattttattcatgcCAAAAGttcaataatatttatatttattcctcTGTTTTGTTACCGTCAgagcactaattttttttaatagctgataattaaaaataatatttttgtccttataaatatatcctttcAAAAGTCCTAACAGTTAAAATTATACGAAAATATCCTCCCAAAAggtattttatctaataatataagagaggtaaaaaatcaatttaactTATTCACTaaccaattaaatattttactcatgattaactatatttttctaacagatcctaacagtagaaatatatttgaaaatagtagaacttttttaggaataaaagtaaaaaattaaattttataaaaatatatttactattcgatatgtttacagaaaactgcatgcaattaatcctaaaaataaaatctcgAAACTGAAAGCAGTGGGTAAACCTAAAAAAGAAATCTCGAAACTGAAAGCATTGGGTAAACCAAAAAAttgatgaatataaaatatcaagaaTGTGTCAATGCGAGGACCAGATTAAATTTCGACTAAAATTGAGGGACTGATAGCGCAATTAATCCTGAATATTAAGTACCCGGTGCCCGCCTATGATCTGtgcctccacctcctccttttccctttttctctctctctctctctctctctctctctctccccccccgcccccccacACAACCAACTCTTTGTTGCCCCAGCAAAtctcaaaaggaaaaaagaagaagaacaaatgGCCTTCTTCAATTCCCATACTAACAATTTAGGTAAGACATCTCTCTCTATTATGTTAATTACTATGATCGAGCAGTCGAATCAACGATTACGGTCGAGTGATATCTCGAATCATCTCTGGTTTTTGAGACCGCCGTTTAAATGTCGCGGGAACGATGATGATGTCATGAAATCGCAAAATTTGAAAACATTTTCTTTAACGATACTTATTGAttgatcgccgaatcggattttgattttgatggtGGATTGATTGTACGTGGTAAATTGTGGCAGTGGAGGGGAAGCGCGTGGGGATTGCGgtggcgatggcggcggcggcggtggggagCTGGTGGTGGAAGGCGCTgcggccgccgcggccgcggGTGTGCGGGTCGGATGGGGGGCCGCCCGTGACGGCGCCGCGGATCCGGCTCCGGGACGGGCGGTTCTTGGCCTACGCGGAGTCGGGCGTGGCCCGGGAAAGGGCCCGCTTCAAGATCGTCATCTCCCACGGCTTCTCCGGTTCCAGATTGGATTCCCTTCACGCCTCCAaggtaattatttttattattttattaattactcCAATCCCAACACCTccgttttctctttttttctttttcttctttttctttttttggtgggTGGGCGCGCACCCGTCGTATCACCCGCTAAATAAAATTATCATGCTttgctttcgatagcataaaaaaatttgtgctcctaactttttaACGCTTGAATTAACTCATTTGTCCATttctaaattttgaagtaatattattatttagataaattttaaatatcatatttgTAGTTTTGCACTCtcttactttagtattttttgatttaaagtgtattaatttagaaccctcttgctttattttttttattttttcattagtTACTTCactaactttttattaaatcatatacaaaaaacttcaaataccctacctATAATTTGTCGaatattactttagtaccctttagttttaactctctcactgatttaacgaaaaaaattagtagagggataataaaaataaaaaaatgaaagcatGGGGGACTaagttgatacactttaaaccacagagtattaaaataaaaaagtacgaaaccatataaatggtatttgaaattatcccaaaaaattattatattattttagaagTCCACCTATAGTGCTTCcggaaatataaaaaagtttgtgctttcgattttttagtgCTTGGATCAATCTATGTGACCATTTTTGGccctttaaattaatatattatttttctagggACCTACTCAATCCGAGAGGGAACTACTATCAATAATTCTGGatccaaaaactaaaaagttgGAAATACAaactcttttatatttttgaaagtataatagctctatatttattttaatatagaaTTATCGTATTGTTTCTGATTGAATTATTAGTTTGGAACATGTGTTATGAGTTACAATTCttacaaaaactaaaatataataataagatcTAATCATTGTATACTTATTCCGTAGGGAAATAGCATTAATATCTAATCAAAGGTTTTGTATTCCACACAACAAACAGCAACAAAATTTTCtatgttattattttaatatgaaatCATCTTATTATTAGATATGACAAAATTAGATTGATTTGGGATTACATCTTATATGGTATAACTGCTATCAAAAGTGctgattattttattcatttttttaaaaaataaatttagttaaaaatgtgaagtaattaGACTTTAAACTTGCGATCTTAGATacaaatttaagtattttgctATTTGCGCTAGAAATGATCAACGTAATTAGAATGATTTGATAGACTGAAAATATGATATGTATAAAATTGGATGAGTTCATAGCAGATGGATGTATGACCGAATTGATTATAGAAAACAAAATTGTCAGCTATAGtagtaaatattaaaaagtttagAATCTTAATTGTCGAacacaaaaatttaaacaatcTGATTCCTTTCATTTTATTATCTCACATTCCAACTTTAGTTGCTTGCAGACAAAAAacaaatcttcttcttcttattattattattataaacaaaTCAGTTTAATCCTTCTCCTATAgtatacttatttattttagtttcttcaaacaaaatttttaaaaaagttgttATACTAAAAACTTTATCAtattagatatttatttttaaaaatgctaaaaaatgaacaaaacactttttaaagaaaaaaaataataatatcacgAAGAGTGTAAGTGGAGGAACTAAACTatccataaaaataaaaaatttcccAACACTTTGACCATGCATGTGTGGCCTTTTCTctgtttactttttcttttgggCCACCTACCGCGCTCCACCGGAATTAGGTATGACTTGGTGCAGGCTAGCgcatctaaaattaaaaagaaaaaaaaaaaaaaatttttatcttttttcaaaaaaaaattaaggataaactttaaataccacccatgtggtttcgcactttcttatttaagtattctgtgatttaaagtgtatcgatttagtaccctgtagttttatttttctcctttcgtCAGCTACTCCGTTAAcaattcattaaattatatataaaaaacttcagatatcccatctagatttatcgaatattcattttagtaccttttagctTTAAccttgtcactgatttaatgaaaaaaattagtaaaaagaataataaaatgagaaagtgtgaaatcacaaggaatggtatttgatgtttttccaaaaattaatTCACAAAGTTATAGCACTCCCTTTTTTTATGCTTACACTAATGGAAGTAGTTGTTAAAACCAAAACATTGTTGATGAGAACTGAAACAACTAAGTGCACCTAACAATTTTATTGTACCCACCTCAACTAAGTGCACCTAACAATTTAAAGTGATTGTCATAAATTTCACATAGATAAGAATGATTAGTATGGATCTTACATCATGttaatgaatgaaaaaaaatcaaatttatgtaCAATTATAATTAGAAAGGTATGGTACTTTTTCCATAATTATAATGTATATTTGAGTCGTCATCAATAATACGAACTATTTATTAACAAAAGTGGGgctaaaaatattcacagaaaCCAACCGTCcttaacgcaagtggcaaaagacttggtggttagtatccaaaatttcaagttcaaattctaattgattcacatttccagctaagtttatttttaaatgaaataaacgaagcgagtagcatgctacctatctctaaaaaaaaaaaaaaaaatcgtagaAGTAGATGAATAATATATGCTCCTAACTTTTCATTCTTGAGATATTTAGAATTTATGATTAGTAGCTACATTATTATGAATTTAaaggcttaaaaaaaaaaaaaaaagttaaaaatgcaTACTATTGATGTGCTTTTCTATTAACAgttatctatataaaattatttttggttttATAATTTTAGGGTACAATTTTACGTGTGCATGACATTTAATTTTGTGGGGCTAAATGGTGGACAAAAATTTTGTGGGCACTGTCCCCAAACTAATAGTTTTGGGGACCGTGCGGTGCCACGTCtctttctaaaagcacaggacaagtctttttttttttttttctctttcatgaGTGGCGGTTGGATGGGCCACATGGCGCCTATCCATACTATCTCTAAACTAATAGTTTGGGGATGGTGCCTATAAAATTTATCCCTAAATGATTTTCGTTACGTAATCGTGTCATGCTATAAAGGAAACGGTCGTCTTTAAATAGGATTAAAGACACTCGAACCCTGTATTTTTTGAGAAACTATTATTTATGTGGACTTGGTCCACCACATAATCGGTGGACCAtcgaaagcttttttttttttcattctatcCTCTTTTCCTGGACGTtcgatatttaaattttaaggggGGGCGGGGATGGACGGTTGATGCTGAGACGGTCCACAGATGACGTAGTGGACCAGGTCTTAGCTATAGTGTTCCCGACCTAGTCCACTTCTTCTACTCTCATATTACTGTTTAcatatacaaataaattattcaaaaataacttaattttattataaaaattttcagtATGATTGTAAGTTAAAGGTTATGATTTTGATAGGGTAGCGTATTTTAACTAtaacgttatttattttatttttagaaattaatttgaaaactGATTATGATATTTCATTCTACACATTTGATCATACTCCTTATCTACGAAGGTCCTATTTTCTATACGAGACGTTTCTAATATAATTGTAGCtaaggagtttgattttatttttcaaaggtCTTGCTCTTCATAGGATAACGTTTTTTACCTACgatataatttatctttttttaaaaaaaatgacttgaaatCCAAATATGatattctattttaaatatttgatcacacttttatctatcaaatatataattttttttagtaaatcaGAAAGATATacggaataaaatattcatgtatCCAGACacaaatgtataaatttttgaGTAAATCAGGAGAATACACTTTCAAAAACTACATAAATTTAAGTTGCCAATCTAAGTCCAGTATATTGACCTGTTTCAGAACAAGTACTGAAAATCTTTAGGATGTCTCATAATTCTTGTTACGGGAATTGATCTGATACATTATATACAGATTGGGATTCTAATTTATATCCAATTCGAGGCTGCTATTCTTGAAAATGCTCTTGTGACACCTTAAAAGAGAATCAGGAAAAATCAATTTGAACAAATCTAGTCTGAGTCAAATGAGAACCGGATGAAACCAGTTGAAACCGGAGACGAAATCAGTTTAAGCATCGTTGAACCGAAGGAAACAGGGCTACCGCGAAGCTGTGAACTATGCTCGGGTCCGATCCAAATGCTTAAGCTGATGGGGAGATTAACTCCTCGCAACATATACAGGCCATGATTCTAATGCGTCCGATGTGGAACTACTGTGTCAATTCGAAACTTGATTGATCGAAATTCGGGAGGCAAACAATTTCAATTGTAGTAGCTATTTGAAAGTGAACATGCTCTACTTGTGCAGGAGCTAATAGAAGAACTGGGTGTTTACATGGTGGGATTCGACCGAGCCGGATACGGTGAGAGCGATCCGAACCCGAAGCGGTCGCGGCAGAGCGCGGCGATGGATGTGATTGAGCTTGCGGACGCGCTCGAGCTCGGACCGAAGTTTTATCTGGTGGGCATCTCCTTAGGATGTCATGCTGTCTGGGCTGCACTCAAGTACCATCCTGAAAGGTAACTAACTGACTGACTGTCCTTCTGAACACGAAAAACCGTCTGACTACCAGAAATTGTTCTGAAACGTTTCCGTTCATGCATCCATATTCCATGCCCTCGACCCTTTCTTGTGTTACAGTTGGATTATTCCGTTGTAATGTAATCGCcgttttcaattaaaattacttTAGACAGTTGTTATGTTCATGTACAAGATCTGACAGGCTTGAGCTGGAATGTAGGCTAGCCGGAGCGGCGCTGCTGTCACCTGTAATAAACTACAGGTGGCCCGGATTCCCGCGAGAGCTCGCGACGGAGGAGTACAGGAAACAGCAATCGGGAGATCAATGGTCTTTGAGGGTCTCATACTACGCACCGTGGTTGCTCTACTGGTGGATGAATCAATCATGGCTACCCACCTCAACTGCAGCCAAAGGCACCACTCCCATTCGCAACCGCTTCGACGCGCAGAAGCGAAATGAGGGCATGGCCGACGGAACGTATGAGACGGTTGGTGATTCTCTTTTTTTCGCCACAAAACTCTCTTAACGTAGTTACCGATAGCGCAGTTCACCTAATTCTTGCAATAGCAAACTTTTTTCGTAGAGTGGGAATCTTTGCGAGTTCAATGTTATATGTTCAAAATCAGTTACTTACATGTGCAATTCGTTCCTAAGGTTAATCATGTTGTTCTTTACTGGCAGAGGAGGAGAGTGGCGACGCAGCAGGGCATTCATGAGTCGTTTTACAGGGACATGATGGTGATGTTCGGGAAATGGGAGTTTGATCCGATGGATCTCTCGCCGACGCCCTTTCCGGTTCATATATGGCAGGGTGCTGAAGATCATCTAGTACCAGTTACATTGCAGAGATACATATCCAGCCGCCTCAGCTGGATCAACTACCACGAGATCGCGGAGGGCGGACACAGGCTGT
This genomic interval from Ananas comosus cultivar F153 linkage group 8, ASM154086v1, whole genome shotgun sequence contains the following:
- the LOC109714705 gene encoding uncharacterized protein LOC109714705, producing MAFFNSHTNNLVEGKRVGIAVAMAAAAVGSWWWKALRPPRPRVCGSDGGPPVTAPRIRLRDGRFLAYAESGVARERARFKIVISHGFSGSRLDSLHASKELIEELGVYMVGFDRAGYGESDPNPKRSRQSAAMDVIELADALELGPKFYLVGISLGCHAVWAALKYHPERLAGAALLSPVINYRWPGFPRELATEEYRKQQSGDQWSLRVSYYAPWLLYWWMNQSWLPTSTAAKGTTPIRNRFDAQKRNEGMADGTYETRRRVATQQGIHESFYRDMMVMFGKWEFDPMDLSPTPFPVHIWQGAEDHLVPVTLQRYISSRLSWINYHEIAEGGHRLYVIPGLGDSVLKSLLVQSS